The Bombus huntii isolate Logan2020A chromosome 11, iyBomHunt1.1, whole genome shotgun sequence genome includes a window with the following:
- the LOC126871303 gene encoding homeobox protein 2-like: MIKRRKASKLPVQINEDGDTNNISKDNILNVKEKTEYDLSQKMNMKQKVKQKGTKKCQKVSKQISVSNMILKYNAKAYKYQIQQLNLLFKKSLKYSMLTQDELYMLFAKYKSDGHYKINKNLPPFTSLLVNTRDMFKENHCYDQFSDIQKAKPENSGETIANSYSNTADKNQHVEENPKVYEILQSNVKQDVLKCTETPQVNNIDSRIQNKYLYNDQNFLHSSNYNHLYMNYNMQSHNNLDILNDIQYCAQSKVDAKKVSDAEKKQFSCNLIKSQDITSEQHQNCRYTNKNLLCNIPDTQYENLTNSEIPQQNDIHYSLQYNNFSLNPNFYNDCYLNKCNNVVPINNNNNYQSKNVQSICIPHINNLESCLDMKNLVAPHQLTRNHLEEQGNLNLPIRTETYSVLSNKNLPYVSNEDVSNIQGDFNAYNTNSTVISDDILSQTNAFIPLHANMANQYN, from the exons ATGAttaaaagaaggaaagcaTCAAAGTTACCGGTACAAATCAATGAAGATGGAGATACTAATAACATATCAAAAGACAATATTTTG AATGTTAAAGAGAAAACAGAATACGATTTATCCCAAAAAATGAATATGAAACAAAAGGTAAAACAGAAGGGCACAAAAAAGTGTCAGAAAGTTAGTAAACAAATAAGTGTTTCAAACATGATTCTCAAATATAATGCGAAAGcatataaatatcaaattcaGCAGTTAAATCTATTGTTCAAaaaatctttaaaatattcaatgctTACACAAGATGaattatatatgttatttgcaAAATATAAATCCGATGgacattataaaattaataagaacTTACCACCATTTACGAGCCTTCTTGTTAATACACGTGATATGTTTAAAGAAAATCATTGTTATGATCAGTTTTCTGATATACAAAAAGCAAAGCCTGAAAACAGTGGGGAAACAAttgcaaattcatattctaACACCGCTGATAAAAATCAACATGTAGAAGAAAATCCAAAGGTGTATGAAATTCTGCAATCAAATGTAAAACAGGATGTACTGAAATGTACAGAAACCCCTCAAGTAAATAATATAGACAGcagaatacaaaataaatatctttataaTGATCAGAACTTTTTACACAGTAGCAATTATAATCATTTATATATGAACTATAATATGCAATCACATAATAACTTAGATATATTAAATGATATACAATATTGTGCTCAATCCAAAGTAGATGCTAAGAAAGTTTCTGATGCAGAAAAGAAACAGTTTTCATGCAATTTAATAAAGTCACAAGATATTACCTCTGAACAACATCAAAATTGCAGatatacgaataaaaatttactttGTAACATACCTGATAcacaatatgaaaatttaaccAACAGTGAAATTCCACAACAAAATGATATACACTATTCGTTGCagtataacaatttttcgttgaATCCAAACTTTTACAATGATtgctatttaaataaatgcaataaTGTGGTTCCTatcaataataacaataattatcaatcaaaaaaTGTACAATCAATTTGTATTCCTCACATCAATAATTTAGAATCATGTCTTGATATGAAAAATTTGGTTGCTCCTCATCAGTTGACAAGAAATCATTTAGAAGAACAAGGTAATTTAAACTTACCTATTCGTACAGAGACATATTCTGTGTTGAGCAACAAAAATTTGCCATATGTTTCCAACGAGGATGTCAGTAATATTCAGGGAGATTTTAATGCTTACAATACAAATTCAACTGTGATCTCAGATGATATTCTGTCACAAACAAATGCATTTATTCCATTGCATGCTAATATGGCCAATCAGTACaactaa
- the LOC126870922 gene encoding apoptosis regulatory protein Siva-like, which yields MPKRPCPFEDNLLPQLKVHVGQKQIDNGVCQEERMKNVYDKTMDLLKEGVKVLSRRLNTSIELNSIDVPSSKTPSSCKSKNERISKQMVLNSKLELLGADKAIKDVRPKYDLCECSRVIDQSMFSKCSYCDQILCNSCLFECISCSELFCQNCSLPTYDYEEQTKCLNCYK from the exons ATGCCGAAACGTCCATGTCCTTTTGAAGATAATTTACTACCCCAATTAAAAGTACACGTAGGCCAGAAGCAAATAGACAACGGCGTCTGTCAAGAGGAACGAATGAAGAATGTTTATG ATAAAACAATGGATTTATTGAAAGAAGGTGTAAAAGTACTGTCGCGAAGATTAAATACTTCTATAGAATTGAATTCTATCGATGTACCATCATCGAAAACTCCTTCTTCGTGCAAATCCAAAAATGAACGTATCTCAAAACAAATGGTGTTGAATAGTAAACTAGAATTATTAGGAGCGGATAAAGCTATAAAG GATGTTCGACCAAAGTATGATCTTTGTGAATGCAGTCGAGTGATAGATCAAAGCATGTTCAGCAAATGTTCATATTGTGATcaaattttatgtaattcATGTCTCTTTGAGTGTATTAGTTGCTCAGAACTATTTTGTCAAAACTGTTCCCTGCCTAC aTATGATTACGAAGAACAAACTAAATGCCTTAATTGTTATAAATAG